Within the Streptomyces sp. NBC_00353 genome, the region CTGTCCTTTCGCCCTGGCCCCTACCAGTGGCCAGGGCGGCCGTCACCGACCGAGCGGGGCACCACAACTACTTCGGATGCCGCGATGCGGCTGCCGAATCCACATCCGGCAACGGTCCGGGCTCGCCGCTTCAACCGGCCGCTGCGCCGGATCGTGGATCCGGCGGGTGAGTGCGTCGGCTGCCTCGAGATACCGCGGACCACAAAGGCCGCCAAGCCCGCGCCACCACAGATCAGGCACTCCCTTTCGCCAGATCAACCAGACGTTGAAAGGGACGCGCACTGCAGCGCTACCACCTACGAAAACACCGTCCTGGCGCGGCTCAGGTCAGCCGAATCAACACCGTGGAGTGAGGTCTCCCTGCGCCTCTGGAGGGTGTACCTCCAGGATCGACGCCGTTCCGCCGGCCACCGCAGTCTCGTACAGCGTAATCCGGTCGCCCGGGATGAGGTGCCTCCACCGCGCGGGTGTCAAAGGCAGGAGGCGCACTGGCGCCCGAGCGCCGGGTGCGAGGTCAGGACCGAACTCGACCCACACGCGGGCGATGTCCAGGTCTGATGCCCCGCCCTCCCTCCGGTGGCCGATGTCCCACATCGGCCGCAGCACCCCGGCTCCGGGGATCGGAGCGCGCCGGAACGTCTCACCGGCCGGGAGGAGCACGAGATCAGCCCGGATGACGCCCACTCGTGTCTCGGTACCCCGCCACCGGCACCACTCCCGGCTCCGTTCGAGCCCCAATATCACCGCCACGTGTTCCAGCCGCTCCCAGAAGCCCTTCGGTGCCGTCCATCCGTCACCCAGTTCCTCGAGCAGGTCGAACGCCACTTCCCACTCGTCGTGCGCGAGGTAGTCCCAGACATCGGAAACCGTGACGTCGTTGTCGGTCGCAACGCCTTCGGGCACCAGCAGCGCGGCGGCCTCAAGTATCCCGACGACATCCACGCGCCCATTATGGATCAGCAGCACAACACCCCTCTTGACGGCTGCACTCGCCGGCCCTGGCTCATGGCCGCACTGCCCGACTGGATGCGCCCGCCGCGCGCGGAAGGCTGGCTCGCGGAGGATCTGGACCGCCTCCTCGCCTCCGCCGCCCGCACCGTCTCCGACGGCTTCCTACCGCACTCTCCGGACGAGGAGGACTCCTCCTTCCAGCCCATGCTCAGGTGACGATGCTTCAGAAGATCGAGTACCTGTCCGGCCCGGGTAACGAGCAAGGGGCCGACTCCCGAAAGAGCCGACCCCTTGCCACCTGCGAACGCGACGAAAAGCGACGCGCGCAGTAACGCATCGATCAGACGTTGAAGCGGAACTCCACCACGTCGCCGTCCTGCATCACGTACTCCTTGCCCTCCATGCGGGCCTTGCCCTTCGCGCGGGCCTCGGCGACCGAGCCCATCGTCACCAGGTCGTCGAAGGAGACGATCTCCGCCTTGATGAAGCCCTTCTGGAAGTCGGTGTGGATGACACCGGCCGCCTCGGGGGCCGTGGCGCCCTTCTTGATCGTCCAGGCGCGGGCTTCCTTCGGGCCTGCCGTGAGGTAGGTCTGCAGGCCCAGCGTGTCGAAGCCGACGCGGCCGAGGGTGGCCAGGCCGGGTTCTTCCTGGCCCATGGACTGGAGGAGTTCGAGGGCCTCGTCGTCGTCGAGTTCGATCAGCTCGGACTCGATCTTGGCGTTGAGGAAGATCGCCTCGGCGGGGGCGACCAGGGCACGCTGTTCGTTCTTGAAGTCCTCGTCGACCAGCTCGTCCTCGTCGACGTTGAAGACGTAGAGGAACGGCTTGGTGGTGAGGAGGTGCAGCTCGTGGAGGAGCTTGCCCTTCTCCGTGCCTGCCGTGATCCCCGCGGCGAAGAGCGTCTCGCCGGACTCCAGGATCTGCTGGGCCTCCTCGACCGCGGCGAGGACCGCGACCTTCTCCTTCTGGAGGCGGGACTCCTTCGTGAGGCGCGGGACGGCCTTCTCGATGGACTGGAGGTCGGCGAGGATCAGCTCGGTGTTGATCGTCTCGATGTCGTCCTTGGGCGAGACCTTGCCGTCGACGTGCACGACGTTCTCGTCCTTGAAGGCCCGGATGACCTGGCAGATCGCGTCCGACTCGCGAATGTTCGCGAGGAACTTGTTGCCCAGGCCCTCGCCCTCGCTCGCGCCGCGGACGATGCCCGCGATGTCGACGAAGTCGACGGTGGCCGGGAGCAGGCGCTGCGAGCCGAAGATCTCGGCCAGCTTGTTCAGGCGGGCGTCCGGGACCCCGACGACGCCGACGTTCGGCTCGATCGTGGCGAACGGGTAGTTGGCCGCCAGCACGTCGTTCTTGGTCAGGGCGTTGAACAGGGTCGACTTGCCGACATTCGGCAGACCGACGATTCCGATCGTGAGCGACACGTTGGCGACTTCCTGGAGTAAGGACGGGTGGGCCGATTCTCCAGTTTACGGGCGGGGGCGAGCGGGTACTCACGCGTCCGGTCGGGGGCCGATGCGGTTCCCGTTCGACCATGTGGCATCGAACTCACCGCCAAGGTCACCGAAAGGGCGTGTCCAACGCCTCCTCCCTCCCACCTCGCGACCTACGTTGTCCCGGTGGAGCAGCCCAGAACACGTCCCCCTCAGCGCCGGCAGTCGTCGCAGCAGGCCCCACTGTCCCCGCAGAGCACCATCGACGAGGCCGCCACCGTCTACCGGGTGGTGGCCACGCCCGACGGGCGGGCACGACGCGTGCCGCCCGCCCTGCTCGCGCTGCGCCGGCTGCCCAATCCGCGACTGACCGGCATCGGTGCGGGGCTGTTCGCCGCCGCCGTCATGTTCGCGCTGGCCTGCCTCGACTGGCTGCTGTTCGATGGATCGTCGATCCTGTACGGGGTGCTGTTCCTGCCGGTCAGCGCGCTGACCGCGCTCTGGGTGCGGCCCGCGGATCTGGTGACCGCGCCCATCAGTGTGCCGATCGCGTTCGCCGTCGGTGTGATTCCGATCGCCGGTGGGACGGGCGGCTTCGGCGGGCAGACCATGGCGGTGGTCACGGCGCTCGCCGTCCACGCCGGCTGGCTGTACGGCGGCACGCTCATCGCCGGGCTCATCGCCACCGTGCGCAAGGTCCGGCTGATGCGGCAGCGGCGGCGGATGCGGTCGGCCACGAAGGCGGCGCGCCCCGCCCGGCGTCCCCGGCGTCCAAGGCCCTGAGGCCGTGGCAGGGGCAGGGGCAGGGGCAGGGGCACAAAAGGGCTATCTGCCTGCCGCAGCCATCGCCGCGCCCACGATGCCCGCGTTGTTCTGCAGCTCGGCCGGCACCATCTCGGCCCGCACGTGCTCGATCAGCGGCAGGAACTTGTCGGCCTTCCGGCTGACTCCGCCGCCGATGATGAAGAGCTCGGGCGTGAACAGCATCTCCAGATGGGCCAGGTACTTCTGCACCCGGTGCGCCCAGTGGTGCCAGCTCAGCTCCTCGTCCTCCTTGGCCTTCGTGGAGGCGTGCTTCTCCGCTTCGTGGCCGCCCAGCTCCAGATGGCCGAGCTCGGTGTTGGGTACGAGCTGCCCGTCGATGAAGAGCGCGCTGCCGATCCCCGTACCGAGCGTCAGCATGATCACGGTCCCCTTGCGGCCGCGCCCCGCGCCGAAGGTCATTTCGGCGATTCCCGCCGCGTCGGCATCGTTGAGGACGGTCACCGGAAGGCCCAGCTTCTCGCCGAGCAACGTCCGGGCGTCATGGTCGATCCAGCCCTTGTCGACATTGGCCGCGGTGCGGGTGACACCGCCGGTGACGACGCCCGGGAAGGTGATGCCGACCGGGCCCGACCAGTCGAAGTGGCCGACCACCTCGGCCACGGAGTCGGCCACGTCCTTGGGCGTGGCCGGCTGCGGTGTCAGTACTTTGTGGCGCTCCTGCGCCAGGTCTCCGCGGTCCAGGTCCACGGGAGCGCCCTTGATCCCGGATCCGCCGATGTCCACGCCGAAGATCTGCATGCGATCCACCGTACGGGCTGGCGCCGCACCCCGCTCACCTTCCCGGAGCACGGGCCACTCCCCCGGGGGAGGACGGAAGGCGTCACTCGGCGGTGAGTGCCGCCGCCTCTGCGCGCAGGTCCCGGCGGAGCTCCTTGGGCAGCGAGAAGGTGATCGACTCGTCGGCCGTCTTCACCGTCTCCACGTCGCCGTAGCCGCGCTCGGCCAGCCACTCCAGTACGCCGTCCACCAGCACGTCGGGAACCGAGGCGCCGGAGGTGAGGCCGACCGTGGTGACACCTTCCAGCCAGGCCTCGTCGATCTCGCTCGCGAAGTCCACCAGGTGGGCAGCGGGGGCGCCCGCGTCGAGGGCGACCTCGACCATGCGGATCGAGTTCGAGGAGTTCTTGGAGCCGACGACGATGACCAGTTCGGCGTCCTCGGCGAGCTTCTTCACCGCGATCTGACGGTTCTGCGTGGCGTAGCAGATGTCGTCGCTGGGCGGCGAGACCAGCTGCGGGAACTTCTCCTTCAGCGCGTCCACCGTCTCCATCGTCTCGTCGACCGAGAGCGTGGTCTGGGAGAGCCAGACGACCTTCGACTCGTCGCGCACGGAGACACTGGCGACGTCCTCGGGGCCGTCGACCAGCGTGATGTGGTCGGGCGCCTCACCGCTCGTGCCGATGACTTCCTCGTGGCCCTCGTGGCCGATCAGGAGGATGTCGTAGTCCTCCTTGGCGAACCGGACGGCTTCCTTGTGGACCTTGGTCACCAGCGGGCACGTCGCGTCGATCGTGGCGAGCTTGCGCTCGGCGGCCTCGGCGTGCACGGTCGGCGCGACGCCGTGCGCGGAGAACATCACGATGGAGCCCTCGGGCACCTCCGCCGTGACGTCGACGAAGATCGCGCCCTTCTTCTCCAGGGTCTGCACGACGTACTTGTTGTGCACGATCTCGTGGCGGACATAGATCGGGGCCCCGTACTGCTCCAGGGCCTTCTCGACGGCGATCACGGCACGGTCCACGCCCGCGCAGTAGCCACGGGGCGCGGCGAGCAGGACACGGCGGGTGTCACTGCGGCGCGTGGTGCCCGCACTCGGGGCGGCGGCGGGTGACGGGCTGGGCGTAGCAGTCATGCGTCCCATCGTAAGGCCGTACCGAACAGGCGCGGGATCGGCCGTGTCGGGAGACTGAGCCGTACGCGACGTTCGCCACGTGTACGCCCTGCAATGCCACGTATGCCACGTACGCGACCGTGTCCGTGCGACCGACGGAGGGTTCATGGCGGGCAGCAGTACGGCGGACCGGGCGACCTTGCGGCGGACACTCGGGTTCCGGGATCTGGTCGTCTACGGGCTGCTGTTCATCGCCCCCATGGCTCCCGTCGGCGTCTTCGGCACGCTCGACGCGAAATCGGACGGCGCGGTCGCGCTGGTGTACGTCGCGGCGACCGTGGTCATGGGCTTCACCGCGTTCAGTTATGCGCAGATGGTGCGGGTGGCCCCACTGGCGGGTTCGGTCTTCACGTATGCGCGCAAGGGGCTCGGGGAAGGGCCCGGGTTCATCGCCGGGTGGATGGCGATGCTCGACTATCTGCTGATCCCGGCGGTCGCCTATCTCTTCTCCGGGATCGCGATGAACTCGCTGGTCCCGGAGGTGTCGCGATGGGTGTGGACGGCGCTCGCGGTGGTCGTCACCACGCTGCTCAACCTCTGGGGTGTACGGGCTGCGGCGCGGGTCGGCTTCGCGGTGCTCGCGATGGAGATCGCGGTGCTGCTGGTCTTCCTGGTGTCGGCGGTGGTGGTTCTCGTGCGGGACGGGGCGCAGCGCGGCTGGTGGACGCCGTTCACCGGTGACTCCGGCTTCTCCCTGCAGGCGGTACTGGCTGCGGTGTCGGTGGCCGTGCTCTCGTATCTGGGCTTCGACGCCATCGCCTCGTTCGCGGAGGAGGCCACCGGCGGCTCGGAGAAGGTGGCGCGGGCGCTGCTGTTCTGTCTGGTCCTCGCGGGGGTGCTGTTCGTTGCGCAGGGCTATCTGGCGGCGCTGCTGGAGCCGATGACGTCGGCGGATCTGGCCGCCGAACCGGCCAGGCAGGGATCGGCGTTCTACGACACGGTCGACTTCGCGGTGGGCAGGTGGCTGCACGACCTGGTGGCGGTCAGCAAGGCGATCGGGGCGGCGTTCGCGGCGCTGGCCGGGCAGGCGGCCGCAGGGCGGCTGCTCTTCGCCATGTCCAGGGAGCAGCGGCTGCCCTCGCTGCTGGCCCGGGTCGACCCGCGGTCCGGAGTGCCGCGGGCCGCGATCCTGATCGCCGCGGCCGTGACGCTGGTGGCGGCGGTCTGGGCGGCCCGCCGCGACGATGGTCTCGACCATCTGGTGTCGGTGGTCGACATCGGTGCGCTGACGGCGTTCGTGCTGCTGCACGCGTCGGTGGTCGGCTGGTTCGCCGTACGCCGGATGGACGGGCCGCCGAGTTGGTGGCGGCACGTGCTGGTGCCGGTGGTGGGTGCGGGGGTGCTGATCGCGGTGATCCTCAGCGCGGCGACGAGCGCTCAGGTGGTGGGGGTCTGCTGGCTGGGGGTGGGGCTGGTGGTGCTGGCGATGCAGTGGGGGCGGAGTCCGGCTGTGTAGGGCTGCCTCGTTGTCCGTGGTGGCGGATACGCTCGCTCGCATGGCTCTCAATACCTCCGCGGAAGCCCCGCTGCCCGTCGGCGAGGTGTCACGGCTCATCGGCGGATGGATCGACCGGCTCGGGGCCGTCTGGGTCGAGGGGCAGATCACCCAGCTGTCGCGGCGGCCGGGCGCCGGGGTGGTGTTCCTGACCCTGCGCGACCCGTCGCACGACATCTCGGTGAGCGTGACCTGCTTCCGGCAGGTCTTCGACCGGATCGCGGACGTGGTGACGGAGGGCGCCCGCGTCGTCGTCCTCGCCAAGCCCGAGTGGTACGCGCCCCGTGGCCAGCTGTCCCTGCGGGCCACGGAGATACGGCCGGTCGGCATCGGTGAGCTGCTGGTCCGGCTGGAGCTCCTCAAGAAGTCCCTGGCCGCCGAGGGGCTCTTCGCCCTGGACCGGAAGAAGCCGCTACCGTTCCTGCCGCAGCTGATCGGCCTGGTCTGCGGGCGGGCGTCGGCGGCCGAGCGCGATGTGCTGGAGAACGCGCGGCGCCGCTGGCCCGCGGTGCGCTTCGAGGTGCGCAATACGGCGGTGCAGGGCGTGCACGCGGTGAACCAGGTGGTCCAGGCGGTGAAGGAGCTGGACGACCTGCCGGACGTCGACGTGATCATCGTGGCGCGCGGCGGCGGCAGTGTGGAGGACCTGCTGCCGTTCTCGGACGAGCAGCTGATCCGTACCGTCGCCGAGTGCCGTACGCCGGTGGTGTCCGCGATCGGACACGAGCCGGACTCCCCGCTTCTCGATCTGGTCGCCGATCTGCGGGCGTCCACACCCACGGACGCGGCGAAGAAGGTCGTGCCGGACGTGGGGGAGGAGCTGGACCGGGTGCAGCAGCTGCGGGACCGGGCGCTGCGGACGGTACAGGGGCTGCTCGACCGGGAGGAGCGGGGGCTGGCGCACGCGCTGGGCCGGCCCTCCATGCAGCAGCCGCTGCGGATGGTGGACGAGCGCGCGGCGGAGGTCGACGCGCTGATCGGGCGCAGCCGCCGGGTGCTGGGGCATCTGCTGGACCGGGCGGACTCGGAGCTCGCCCACACCCGGGCGCGGGTCGTCGCGCTGTCGCCCGCGGCGACGCTGGAGCGCGGGTACGCGGTGCTGCAGCGGCCGGACGGCCATGTGGTCCGCTCCCCCGCCGACGCCGGGGCGCCGGGCGACGAGCTGCGGGCGCGGGTGTCGGAGGGCGAGTTCACCGTGCGGGTGGCCGAGTGAGCCGGTACGGCGCCCCTTTTCCTTCGCCCGGACCCGGCGCAGCCGCGGACGCGGTTCGGACCTGGCTGTCGTAGCTCACACATAGGGTGGATCACATGACGGACGACGCGACAACGGCAGCTGCCGCCACGGACACGCTCGGCTACGAGCAGGCGCGCGACGAGCTGATCGAGGTTGTACGACGCCTGGAGGCGGGCGGCACGACGCTGGAGGAGTCCCTCGCGCTGTGGGAGCGGGGCGAGGAACTGGCCAAGGTCTGCCGGCGCTGGCTGGAGGGGGCCCGGGCCCGCCTGGACGAGGCCCTGGCCCAGCCCGGGAAGGACCAGCAGGACGACGCCGGGTGACTCCCGAGCCGTAGGGATCCGGGGCGGACGGACCGGTGCGCCCCGGCCCGGAATGGATCCGAGCGCGCGGCGGTTGTGAGCCTCGTCGGAAATCGGGGCGGCCCGGCCCGTCATCCACGCACACGTTTGTGGAGTGGATCACTCAGGTCAG harbors:
- the ychF gene encoding redox-regulated ATPase YchF, with the translated sequence MSLTIGIVGLPNVGKSTLFNALTKNDVLAANYPFATIEPNVGVVGVPDARLNKLAEIFGSQRLLPATVDFVDIAGIVRGASEGEGLGNKFLANIRESDAICQVIRAFKDENVVHVDGKVSPKDDIETINTELILADLQSIEKAVPRLTKESRLQKEKVAVLAAVEEAQQILESGETLFAAGITAGTEKGKLLHELHLLTTKPFLYVFNVDEDELVDEDFKNEQRALVAPAEAIFLNAKIESELIELDDDEALELLQSMGQEEPGLATLGRVGFDTLGLQTYLTAGPKEARAWTIKKGATAPEAAGVIHTDFQKGFIKAEIVSFDDLVTMGSVAEARAKGKARMEGKEYVMQDGDVVEFRFNV
- a CDS encoding DUF6542 domain-containing protein, yielding MATPDGRARRVPPALLALRRLPNPRLTGIGAGLFAAAVMFALACLDWLLFDGSSILYGVLFLPVSALTALWVRPADLVTAPISVPIAFAVGVIPIAGGTGGFGGQTMAVVTALAVHAGWLYGGTLIAGLIATVRKVRLMRQRRRMRSATKAARPARRPRRPRP
- the ppgK gene encoding polyphosphate--glucose phosphotransferase → MQIFGVDIGGSGIKGAPVDLDRGDLAQERHKVLTPQPATPKDVADSVAEVVGHFDWSGPVGITFPGVVTGGVTRTAANVDKGWIDHDARTLLGEKLGLPVTVLNDADAAGIAEMTFGAGRGRKGTVIMLTLGTGIGSALFIDGQLVPNTELGHLELGGHEAEKHASTKAKEDEELSWHHWAHRVQKYLAHLEMLFTPELFIIGGGVSRKADKFLPLIEHVRAEMVPAELQNNAGIVGAAMAAAGR
- a CDS encoding 4-hydroxy-3-methylbut-2-enyl diphosphate reductase → MGRMTATPSPSPAAAPSAGTTRRSDTRRVLLAAPRGYCAGVDRAVIAVEKALEQYGAPIYVRHEIVHNKYVVQTLEKKGAIFVDVTAEVPEGSIVMFSAHGVAPTVHAEAAERKLATIDATCPLVTKVHKEAVRFAKEDYDILLIGHEGHEEVIGTSGEAPDHITLVDGPEDVASVSVRDESKVVWLSQTTLSVDETMETVDALKEKFPQLVSPPSDDICYATQNRQIAVKKLAEDAELVIVVGSKNSSNSIRMVEVALDAGAPAAHLVDFASEIDEAWLEGVTTVGLTSGASVPDVLVDGVLEWLAERGYGDVETVKTADESITFSLPKELRRDLRAEAAALTAE
- a CDS encoding APC family permease, whose translation is MAGSSTADRATLRRTLGFRDLVVYGLLFIAPMAPVGVFGTLDAKSDGAVALVYVAATVVMGFTAFSYAQMVRVAPLAGSVFTYARKGLGEGPGFIAGWMAMLDYLLIPAVAYLFSGIAMNSLVPEVSRWVWTALAVVVTTLLNLWGVRAAARVGFAVLAMEIAVLLVFLVSAVVVLVRDGAQRGWWTPFTGDSGFSLQAVLAAVSVAVLSYLGFDAIASFAEEATGGSEKVARALLFCLVLAGVLFVAQGYLAALLEPMTSADLAAEPARQGSAFYDTVDFAVGRWLHDLVAVSKAIGAAFAALAGQAAAGRLLFAMSREQRLPSLLARVDPRSGVPRAAILIAAAVTLVAAVWAARRDDGLDHLVSVVDIGALTAFVLLHASVVGWFAVRRMDGPPSWWRHVLVPVVGAGVLIAVILSAATSAQVVGVCWLGVGLVVLAMQWGRSPAV
- the xseA gene encoding exodeoxyribonuclease VII large subunit codes for the protein MALNTSAEAPLPVGEVSRLIGGWIDRLGAVWVEGQITQLSRRPGAGVVFLTLRDPSHDISVSVTCFRQVFDRIADVVTEGARVVVLAKPEWYAPRGQLSLRATEIRPVGIGELLVRLELLKKSLAAEGLFALDRKKPLPFLPQLIGLVCGRASAAERDVLENARRRWPAVRFEVRNTAVQGVHAVNQVVQAVKELDDLPDVDVIIVARGGGSVEDLLPFSDEQLIRTVAECRTPVVSAIGHEPDSPLLDLVADLRASTPTDAAKKVVPDVGEELDRVQQLRDRALRTVQGLLDREERGLAHALGRPSMQQPLRMVDERAAEVDALIGRSRRVLGHLLDRADSELAHTRARVVALSPAATLERGYAVLQRPDGHVVRSPADAGAPGDELRARVSEGEFTVRVAE
- a CDS encoding exodeoxyribonuclease VII small subunit, with translation MTDDATTAAAATDTLGYEQARDELIEVVRRLEAGGTTLEESLALWERGEELAKVCRRWLEGARARLDEALAQPGKDQQDDAG